The Podospora pseudocomata strain CBS 415.72m chromosome 1 map unlocalized CBS415.72m_1, whole genome shotgun sequence genome has a segment encoding these proteins:
- a CDS encoding uncharacterized protein (EggNog:ENOG503P1TK; COG:S), with the protein MSQYPGFTPWPYNQYQGHPAPPPPAQSPYGYQPPTAYPAPPFPPPPTYGAPSAFPPPPEAHQNAAQGSFNYNTSNIPGLGMGANSAMGNAFPAAPPPANPWGQPLPVSYTPTIPNLHSAQQTVNPGTKPPQPVAPAAQVAVSIEMEEGELSEGQFEDLYDDTQKSPPPASPPKQTAKKLPVTQPSAVPSTVASQPTSASDTPEGGFYGNDEDEGETGSKANGTASRDRSASYSPFLSPRESSNETPASQSQGAGPCNVVKPQSNNPSETVPPVTNVGLPGLQPQSSTVPNANGTPESPANYLDTFKSVPEAKKEAQKAILRLWALGVKYQTYLDEGFDEKVIKALFGDLHLELPKPVVEKAKAEAQTVPSPGASADSPTTAQAQGTQPESKDTAGPVTKSKGEERKDRIARLLAAKAAKGPAVVPPKPAVVPPNPAAAPSPAPAPAPAEAPKPTPPTGPKAKIRGEKERILQEKIAALQKAREAQASGAGKAGSQTPVNTATVATPQQPAGTSSMTLNFASSQPGPLAVQTSGLPTPPIPGIVGSANVQLNTASQRKRPVAADFVDYPSAAGSTKRPFGQLRQEASLIIDVSDVSDDEEMDMDMGSPTDEPSSMQSKDGPTASRGPSIRDFPPLTNLPQRQLSTPTTPLHTPPTGPALGGKRHTELTIKEREIQEMRRMIALAEAKRKAKLPQAGSRAQTQSGQTPEPKNAGTPVMSSPAQSDRPTPQPTPEATSIRPPKASDTATSNPAQKAAQHGRLAALEEKRRRLEQLRAEEALLQAEIEKEMLAAQSDQVGTPSDREAPQDSGLNSGDDRTEVPPPQGVASADVEGLSSSGASLAPDDAQVTEAVSVDRVKTSGEPTQTDIPPQQADEPKQALSSDTPSSSGSQYPSSSDLAQAQSVMSVDGGEPESRQFVEGSLPNSNPDVRADFESAPAAVLETPQPSTNQEVDDTTPMEIDSEAPSPTTEEFIISGNVDSDVNDAEHPPVTLPDQISSAAQPREEVQEVEVEATGEETRNPIKKQDRAFMPYKSPLHIFRAYRFHPEFEQTVPNGVKSLTYSSRVDVQKPLCPYELNNQQCPKNCEFQHFSNIKILDDQILLELGKSDFTGEQRARFNQGLRELLQVYKAQKVRDFDVIARGIIKFRSEFLGDKSKVLNLEGVTL; encoded by the exons ATGTCACAGTATCCAGGCTTTACTCCATGGCCATACAATCAATATCAGGGCCATcccgctccccctccaccggcgcAGTCTCCGTACGGttaccaaccccccactGCCTACCCTGCACCACCCTttcctccgccgccgacaTACGGTGCTCCGAGTGccttcccgccgccgcccgaaGCCCACCAGAACGCAGCTCAAGGCTCTTTCAACTACAACACGAGCAACATACCTGGTCTTGGGATGGGAGCAAACAGCGCTATGGGCAATGCTTTCCCAGCcgcacctccaccagcaaATCCATGGGGACAGCCGTTGCCAGTTTCATACACGCCCACCATTCCAAACCTTCATTCTGCCCAGCAAACCGTAAATCCTGGCACAAAGCCCCCACAACCTGTAGCACCCGCTGCCCAAGTGGCCGTCAGCATCGAGATGGAGGAAGGCGAGTTGAGTGAGGGCCAGTTTGAGGATCTTTATGATGATACGCAAAagtcaccaccgccggccagCCCCCCGAAACAGACTGCCAAAAAGCTTCCTGTCACACAGCCAAGCGCTGTCCCGAGTACAGTCGCCAGTCAACCCACCAGTGCGTCTGATACACCGGAGGGTGGCTTCTATGGTaatgatgaagacgaaggTGAGACTGGGTCCAAGGCCAATGGTACTGCCT CTCGCGATAGGTCCGCGTCCTACTCTCCATTCCTATCACCCAGAGAAAGCTCGAACGAAACCCCCGCATCCCAATCCCAAGGAGCCGGACCTTGCAATGTCGTAAAACCACAGTCCAACAACCCTTCGGAAACCGTCCCGCCTGTGACAAATGTTGGCTTGCCCGGCCTGCAGCCACAGTCGTCCACGGTTCCGAATGCCAACGGCACTCCAGAAAGTCCCGCCAACTATTTGGACACCTTCAAATCGGTGCCAgaagccaagaaggaggccCAAAAAGCAATCCTACGGTTGTGGGCCCTTGGAGTCAAATATCAAACCTATCTCGACGAAGGGTTTGATGAGAAGGTGATCAAAGCCTTGTTTGGAGATCTTCATCTTGAACTGCCCAAGCCTGTTGTAGAAAAGGCAAAGGCGGAAGCACAGACTGTCCCGTCGCCAGGCGCAAGTGCGGATAGTCCCACGACGGCCCAAGCACAAGGGACACAACCTGAGTCCAAGGATACGGCGGGGCCAGTAACCAAGAGTAAAGGGGAAGAGCGTAAGGATCGCATTGCTCgtctcctcgccgccaaggCTGCAAAAGGGCCGGCTGTCGTTCCCCCAAAGCCCGCAGTTGtaccaccaaacccagcgGCAGCGCcatcgccagcgccagcaccagctccGGCTGAAGCACCGAAGCCTACCCCGCCTACGGGACCGAAAGCCAAGATTcgaggagaaaaagaacgCATCCTCCAGGAGAAGATCGCAGCCTTGCAGAAGGCTCGAGAGGCGCAAGCGTCTGGAGCTGGAAAGGCAGGTTCTCAAACTCCTGTGAATACTGCTACGGTTGCTACACCGCAACAACCTGCCGGCACCTCGAGCATGACCTTGAATTTTGCCAGTTCCCAGCCAGGCCCCCTCGCTGTTCAGACTAGTGGCctgccaacaccacccattcCTGGCATCGTTGGATCTGCCAACGTTCAGCTCAACACGGCAAGTCAGCGCAAGCGACCGGTCGCTGCTGATTTCGTTGACTACCCATCCGCTGCTGGATCAACAAAGCGGCCGTTCGGCCAGTTACGCCAGGAAGCCTCTCTCATCATTGACGTTAGCGACGTTTCGGACGATGAAGAGATGGACATGGATATGGGCTCTCCCACTGACGAGCCATCATCGATGCAGTCGAAAGACGGTCCGACTGCATCACGTGGGCCATCCATTCGCGATTTCCCTCCATTGACAAACCTCCCACAGCGGCAATTGTCAACTCCTACAACCCCTCTGCACACACCAccaactggcccagccttgGGAGGAAAACGTCACACTGAACTCACCatcaaggagagagagattcAGGAAATGCGAAGGATGATTGCGTTGGCTGAAGCAAAGCGGAAAGCGAAATTGCCCCAGGCAGGTTCGCGGGCACAGACTCAGTCAGGCCAAACACCAGAACCTAAGAATGCTGGCACTCCTGTCATGAGTAGCCCTGCTCAGTCAGACAGGCCAACTCCTCAGCCCACCCCGGAAGCCACGTCGATTAGGCCTCCCAAGGCTTCAGATACCGCAACTTCTAACCCGGCACAGAAAGCCGCACAGCACGGCCGCCTTGCTGCCCTTGAAGAGAAACGGCGGCGTCTGGAGCAGCTACGTGCAGAGGAGGCGTTGTTACAAGCggagattgagaaggagatgcTGGCTGCCCAGTCGGACCAGGTCGGCACGCCATCTGACAGAGAGGCGCCCCAAGATAGCGGGCTCAACTCTGGAGATGATAGGACAG AAGTGCCTCCGCCGCAAGGGGTAGCATCGGCTGACGTCGAGGGGCTCTCATCTTCTGGCGCGTCTCTGGCTCCTGACGATGCGCAGGTGACAGAGGCAGTCTCAGTTGATAGAGTCAAAACTTCAGGTGAGCCGACACAGACAGATATTCCGCCCCAACAAGCCGATGAACCCAAGCAAGCTCTCAGCAGCGATACACCAAGCTCCAGCGGTTCCCAGTATCCCAGCAGCAGTGACTTGGCACAAGCCCAAAGCGTCATGTCTGTGGACGGTGGCGAGCCAGAGAGCCGCCAATTTGTGGAAGGCTCTCTACCCAACAGTAATCCAGATGTCCGAGCAGATTTTGAGAGTGCTCCAGCTGCAGTCCTTGAGACACCTCAGCCCTCTACTAACCAAGAAGTCGATGATACGACGCCCATGGAGATTGATTCTGAAGCGCCCAGTCCAACCACGGAGGAATTTATTATTAGCGGCAATGTTGACAGCGACGTGAATGACGCGGAGCATCCACCAGTCACATTACCTGATCAAATATCGAGTGCTGCCCAGCCTCGGGAGGAGGTCCAAGAAGTCGAAGTCGAGGCAACAGGAGAA GAAACTCGCAACcccatcaagaagcaggaCCGTGCCTTTATGCCGTATAAGAGCCCTCTGCATATTTTCCGTGCCTATCGCTTCCATCCCGAGTTTGAACAGACCGTGCCTAACGGCGTCAAATCCTTGACGTACAGCAGCAGGGTCGATGTGCAAAAGCCGCTCTGTCCGTATGAACTGAACAATCAACAGTGCCCTAAAAACTGCGAGTTCCAGCACTTTAGCAACATCAAGATTCTTG ATGACCAAATCCTTCTGGAACTTGGCAAATCAGACTTCACCGGCGAACAAAGAGCTCGGTTCAATCAAGGGCTCCGTGAGCTTCTTCAGGTATACAAGGCCCAAAAGGTTAGAGACTTCGATGTTATCGCTCGAGGCATCATCAAGTTCCGCTCCGAGTTCCTTGGAGATAAGAGCAAGGTGCTCAACTTGGAAGGAGTAACGCTTTGA
- the MYO1_2 gene encoding class II myosin (COG:Z; EggNog:ENOG503NV0C) produces MSVRNNPFARNASPSTGSNGPGGGPGRPKSTLFPSSPSPFSGMASPPSHVRTQSQNSVASTMAQPMPLRTANSHARLLSRDASTASSSSGTFAPSFIKTDDLRKPTDIVKGIEGENDFSGKKYVWLKDPQTAFVKGWVVEELPGNKILVQCDDGSQREVDAESVDKVNPAKFDKANDMAELTHLNEASVVHNLHMRYMSDLIYTYSGLFLVTVNPYTPLPIYTNEYINMYKGRNREDNKPHIYAMADEAFRNLVDDNENQSILVTGESGAGKTENTKKVIQYLAAVARLDSTAKSREQQHSTLSAQILRANPILEAFGNAQTVRNNNSSRFGKFIRIEFNRNGSIAGAFIDWYLLEKSRVVRINSQERNYHVFYQLLKGADRRLKQEFLLDGLDVEDFAYTREGQDTISGVSDRDEWNSLLEAFGVMGFDESEQAAILRTIAAVLHLGNLNVVKESRSADQARLAPDGKEVAAKVCKLLGVPLQPFLQGLLHPKVKAGREWVEKVQTPEQVRFSIDALAKGIYERGFGDLVTRINRQLDRPGMGLDDTRFIGVLDIAGFEIFEHNSFEQLCINYTNEKLQQFFNHHMFVLEQEEYAREKIEWQFIDFGKDLQPTIDLIELPNPIGIFSCLDEDCVMPKATDKTFSEKLNSLWDKKSQKYRPSRLGQGFILTHYAAEVEYSTEGWLEKNKDPMNDNVTRLLAASTDKHVANLFADCADQDDEVGGMRSRVKKGLFRTVAQRHKEQLSSLMAQLHSTHPHFVRCILPNHKKKAKQFNGLLVLDQLRCNGVLEGIRIARTGFPNRLAFAEFRQRYEVLVRDLPKGYLEGQAVARLMLDKFGLDRSLYRVGLTKVFFRAGVLAELEEKRDALISEIMARFQSVARGYMQRRIAFKRLYRAEATRVIQRNFQVYLDLCENPWWQLLVRMKPLLGATRTATEVKKRDEMIKQLHDKMKLELENRQKLEEERRNVHAELNKIQQVLESERSLALDKEEIFKRLQMREAELEDKLAGALDDQERLEDQLDSLLDAKKRAEEDVNSYRAQLEQAAGLISRLEAEKSELAAKVADLEKSIDEIAKKQSERSAQEAALEDEVKMLQSQLSLKDRKVRDMESKLLKADQDLDIKLRTVEKELQTSRTKNSQLSAENREIQQQLAQLSKTSTDYEDLVRKKESELALLRSDNKKYEMERRSLEDQRKTLSAEREKTAERLRDIQAELTAMRAQQDQLKREAADANKLLQARLSEDAQADENRQLLEAQVKDLKDELYKVQMELSRERQSRDDVALLGEHKYNTLKEEYDHLNESKITIEKELYAQQDTLRRMMETRAAAEKERDEARQEIRALRVAKTQAEEARREAEIIGERAASKIAREKEESLRKALESASNRVNSLEEQVADLTYQIEDLNKVILESGEFGLKNDQAKERLERELVTVKGRLAASENDNKALLNKLQQKGLEIARSSSRASEASRGQIMGLQREKARLEEQNAKLNKQLGDSQVTIASLEKRLEKLQLSLEDLNHEVAREVQNSRAAEKASSSATAQLAEANRTIESERQLRTHAQGTVRTLQQTLDSRDIELADLRGQLLDALKIVDPEFVPTIQSEGGADKFLSKNLDLARKIEELQQNLRVQTAARANAEAHVAELRAARAESPTRTRHGEFNPNEPVFEPGSPEQKRSRPNGRHYSGASTPPRRFATVETDHLDSVKSDKTADILSFNNRQDLKAEVEELQNQLQIAHMQNRHLQSQLERSVPDPQATVDESGRVQKLEQMNSKLHHMLDESSQKVSALEKALHAGELSLRDIQTRSHEEILDLLHSQEDSRRRLLSDHNDAIGELVHIKEHFERLRHDRAKIELDLRDAKSDLQEMSLAREQEAASRNQLLQEFADLQIRLDSETSKLADVAANLQLYKGRADEYFAKLENAEIAVLKATRAEQFAKAQAKDAEDACAEMMSERKRLDGTIEDLQLQNQRLEEKIEDMSTDLEAATQAKKRLQHELEDYRNQRANDIEDKESSMEQLRKKYQAEFGTLTKELDLAREEKLFKQAEITRLREELDELRSKWDDEVLNSSTWSKEKARLESTLSDVMASRDEAVNAHNDAQGKIVSLLQQVRNLRTSVDDITAERDNLAREKQSIEARLKEAKAGLEDLANSESPSLRNAANIDKEILELKSGLAQQQDIAAAAVEKMRRAEALVSEVQKDIVAEREASAELHKQKNALEKSLNEVQLKLIDLETKGYSAASHDIKFLHKRIQELESELEQHLNERSKSQRSVRNVDRTVKDLQTQIDRKDRQNVQLQEDMTRMRDKMDKLLKTIEELQASESSNELQARRAERELREERERIMQLERELDSWKAMKDRPSGASVATGASVFGGSVRGKGWRSDGNILVEDGRVPQRKSSISRVPSLKGFL; encoded by the exons ATGTCGGTTCGCAACAATCCGTTCGCGAGGAATGCCTCACCTTCGACTGGTTCGAATGGGCCAGGCGGCGGGCCAGGCAGACCAAAATCGACACTTTTcccctcatcgccctctccaTTCTCGGGAAtggcctccccaccctctcaCGTCCGCACTCAGTCACAAAACTCGGTTGCGTCAACCATGGCGCAGCCAATGCCCCTCCGCACTGCCAATAGTCATGCTCGTCTACTTTCTAGGGACGCCAGCACTGCGAGCTCGAGCTCGGGCACATTCGCCCCATCATTTATCAAGACGGATGACTTGAGAAAACCCACCGACATTGTCAAGGGAATTGAAGGGGAGAATGACTTTTCTGGCAAGAAATACGTGTGGCTTAAGGATCCACAGACGGCTTTTGTCAAGGGCTGGGTAGTCGAGGAGCTGCCAGGGAACAAGATACTGGTTCAATGCGATGATGGGAGT CAACGAGAGGTCGACGCAGAAAGCGTCGACAAAGTCAACCCCGCCAAGTTCGACAAGGCTAACGACATGGCCGAGCTGACGCACCTGAACGAGGCATCCGTcgtccacaacctccacatGCGCTACATGTCCGATCTCATCTATACCTACTCTGGCCTGTTCTTGGTCACAGTCAACCCCTACaccccactccccatctACACGAATGAATACATCAACATGTACAAGGGCCGAAACCGGGAGGATAATAAGCCCCATATCTACGCCATGGCCGACGAGGCCTTTCGAAATCTGGTGGATGACAATGAGAACCAGAGTATTCTTGTGACTGGTGAATCAGGTGCAGGAAAGACggaaaacaccaaaaagGTCATCCAGTaccttgctgctgttgcaagGTTGGACTCGACGGCAAAGAGcagggagcagcagcattcTACCCTTTCGGCTCAGATTCTGAGGGCCAATCCCATTCTGGAAGCTTTTGGAAACGCTCAGACTGTGAGGAATAACAACTCGTCGCGATTCGGCAAGTTTATCCGGATCGAGTTTAATCGGAATGGGTCGATTGCTGGTGCCTTCATTGACTGGTATTTGCTTGAGAAGTCCCGAGTCGTGAGGATCAACTCTCAGGAGCGGAATTATCACGTTTTCTATCAGTTGCTCAAGGGTGCTGATAGGAGGCTCAAGCAAGAGTTCCTGCTGGATGGGCTTGATGTGGAGGACTTTGCTTATACCAGGGAGGGCCAGGATACTATCTCCGGTGTGTCGGACCGCGACGAGTGGAACTCGCTGCTGGAGGCGTTTGGGGTTATGGGGTTTGATGAGAGCGAGCAGGCGGCCATTCTGAGGACCATTGCGGCGGTGCTCCATCTGGGTAATCTGAATGTTGTCAAGGAGAGCAGGTCTGCGGACCAGGCTAGACTGGCACCCGACGGGAAGGAGGTTGCGGCCAAGGTTTGCAAACTGCTGGGTGTGCCGTTGCAGCCTTTCTTGCAGGGGTTACTGCaccccaaggtcaaggcAGGAAGAGAATGGGTTGAGAAGGTGCAGACTCCGGAGCAGGTTCGGTTCAGTATCGATGCTCTGGCGAAGGGTATCTACGAGCGAGGCTTCGGGGACCTGGTCACGAGAATCAACCGGCAGCTTGACCGGCCTGGGATGGGGCTGGATGATACCAGGTTCATTGGCGTGCTGGATATTGCTGGTTTTGAGATTTTTGAGCACAACAGTTTCGAGCAACTGTGTATCAACTACACGAAcgagaagctgcagcagTTTTTCAACCACCACATGTTTGTCcttgagcaggaggagtaCGCCAGAGAAAAGATTGAGTGGCAGTTTATCGACTTTGGGAAGGATCTACAGCCGACGATTGATTTGATTGAGCTGCCGAACCCGATTGGTATTTTCAGCTGCTTGGATGAGGACTGTGTCATGCCCAAGGCGACCGACAAGACCTTTTCGGAGAAGCTGAACTCTTTGTGGGATAAGAAGTCACAAAAGTATCGGCCTTCGAGGTTGGGACAGGGGTTCATCTTGACGCATTATGCTGCCGAGGTGGAGTATTCGACCGAGGGGTGgctggagaagaacaagGACCCGATGAACGACAATGTGACTAGGTTGCTGGCCGCTTCGACCGATAAGCATGTCGCGAATCTGTTTGCGGACTGCGCCGAtcaggatgatgaggtgggagggatgaggagcagGGTGAAGAAAGGCTTGTTTAGGACTGTTGCTCAGAGGCACAAAGAGCAGCTGTCTAGCCTGATGGCGCAGCTGCATTCGACGCACCCGCACTTTGTGAGGTGTATCCTGCCGAAtcacaagaagaaggcgaagcaGTTtaatgggttgttggtgctggatCAGCTGAGGTGTAATGGTGTGCTGGAGGGCATCAGGATCGCGAGGACGGGGTTTCCCAATCGGTTGGCCTTTGCGGAATTTCGCCAGCGTTATGAGGTTCTCGTGAGAGACTTGCCGAAGGGGTATTTGGAGGGGCAGGCGGTGGCGAGGTTGATGCTGGACAAGTTTGGGCTGGACAGGTCGCTTTACCGGGTTGGGCTGACGAAGGTTTTCTTCCGAGCGGGGGTGCtggccgagctggaggagaagagagacgCGCTGATTTCGGAGATCATGGCGCGGTTTCAGAGCGTGGCGAGGGGGTACATGCAGAGGAGGATTGCGTTTAAGCGGTTGTATCGGGCGGAGGCGACGAGGGTGATCCAGAGGAATTTCCAGGTGTATTTGGACCTTTGTGAAAACCCTTGGTGGCAGTTGCTGGTGAGAATGAAGCCGCTTTTGGGCGCGACAAGGACGGCGacggaggtgaagaagagggatgAGATGATCAAGCAGCTGCATGACAAGATGAAGTTGGAACTGGAGAATCGCCAGAAGctagaggaggagaggagaaaTGTTCATGCGGAGCTCAACAAGATTCAGCAGGTGCTTGAGAGTGAAAGATCGCTTGCGCTGGATAAGGAGGAGATCTTCAAGCGGCTGCagatgagggaggcggagctggaggacAAATTGGCTGGTGCTCTGGATGATCAGGAGAGACTGGAGGACCAGCTTGATAGTCTTCTTGACGCCAAGAAGcgggccgaggaggatgtgaaCAGCTATCGTGCTCAGCTGGAGCAGGCAGCTGGTCTCATTTCTAGGCTGGAGGCTGAGAAATCGGAGCTTGCGGCAAAGGTGGCTGATCTGGAGAAGTCCATTGACGAGATCGCCAAGAAGCAGTCTGAACGCAGCGCACAGGAGGCGGctttggaggatgaggtcaaaATGCTGCAGAGCCAGCTCTCACTCAAGGATAGGAAGGTGCGGGATATGGAGAGCAAGCTTCTCAAGGCTGATCAGGATCTCGATATTAAGCTGCGGACTGTCGAAAAGGAGCTTCAGACTTCACGAACCAAGAACTCGCAGCTCAGTGCTGAGAACCGGGAGATTCAACAGCAACTTGCGCAATTGTCCAAGACTTCTACCGACTACGAAGACTTGGTGCGCAAGAAGGAGAGCGAGCTGGCGTTGCTTCGTTCGGACAATAAGAAGTACGAAATGGAGCGGCGTAGTCTTGAAGATCAGCGCAAGACCCTCAGCGCCGAGAGGGAAAAGACCGCCGAGCGTCTTCGTGACATTCAGGCGGAACTCACTGCGATGAGGGCTCAACAAGACCAGCTCAAGCGAGAGGCTGCAGATGCCAACAAGCTTCTCCAGGCTCGGCTCTCGGAGGATGCCCAGGCTGATGAGAACCGTCAACTTCTCGAGGCACAGGTCAAGGACTTGAAGGATGAACTTTACAAGGTTCAAATGGAACTTAGTAGAGAACGTCAGTCCCGCGACGATGTTGCCCTTCTTGGCGAGCACAAATACAATACCCTGAAGGAGGAGTACGACCACCTTAATGAGTCCAAGATTACGATTGAGAAGGAGCTCTATGCTCAGCAGGACACTCTTCGCCGTATGATGGAGACgcgggctgctgctgagaaggagCGGGATGAAGCCAGGCAAGAAATCCGAGCTCTTCGTGTGGCCAAGACGCAGGCTGAGGAAGCTCGCCGGGAAGCAGAGATTATCGGTGAAAGGGCTGCTTCCAAGATTGCCcgtgaaaaggaggagagccTGCGCAAGGCTCTGGAGTCTGCCAGCAACAGGGTGAATTCCTTGGAGGAGCAAGTCGCCGACCTGACCTACCAGATTGAGGATCTCAACAAGGTGATTCTTGAGTCTGGAGAGTTTGGACTGAAGAATGACCAGGCCAAGGAGCGGTTGGAACGCGAGCTTGTTACTGTCAAGGGTCGGTTGGCTGCTTCGGAAAACGACAACAAGGCTTTGCTCAATAAGCTGCAACAGAAGGGGCTAGAGATTGCGAGGTCTAGCTCGAGGGCGAGCGAGGCTTCCAGAGGCCAGATCATGGGTCTTCAGCGGGAAAAGGCCaggctggaggagcagaacGCGAAGCTCAATAAGCAGCTTGGTGACTCGCAGGTTACCATCGCGTCTTTGGAGAAGAGACTGGAGAAGCTGCAGCTCAGCTTGGAGGATCTCAACCATGAAGTGGCCAGGGAGGTGCAGAACAGTCGCGCTGCGGAAAAGGCTTCGTCGAGTGCCACCGCGCAACTTGCTGAGGCGAATCGGACTATTGAGTCTGAACGGCAGCTCCGCACACACGCTCAGGGCACGGTCCGCACTTTACAGCAGACACTGGATTCTCGCGACATTGAGCTTGCTGATCTCCGCGGACAATTGTTGGATGCGCTCAAGATTGTTGACCCTGAGTTTGTGCCTACGATTCAGTCTGAGGGCGGTGCCGACAAGTTCCTCAGCAAGAATCTTGATCTGGCTCGCAAGATTGAGGAGCTCCAGCAGAATCTCCGGGTTCAGACTGCAGCTCGCGCTAACGCCGAGGCTCATGTTGCAGAGTTGAGAGCAGCTAGGGCTGAGTCTCCGACTAGAACTCGCCATGGGGAGTTCAACCCTAACGAACCCGTCTTTGAGCCTGGCTCACCGGAACAGAAGCGGTCCAGACCTAACGGCCGTCACTATTCCGGTGCATctactcctcctcgtcgcttCGCCACGGTCGAGACTGACCATCTCGACTCGGTCAAGTCTGACAAGACAGCTGACATTCTCAGCTTCAACAACCGCCAGGACCtcaaggctgaggttgaggagctgCAAAACCAGCTGCAGATTGCTCACATGCAGAACAGGCACTTGCAGAGCCAGCTTGAGCGGTCTGTGCCGGATCCCCAGGCTACTGTTGATGAGAGTGGCCGTGTTCAAAAGCTGGAGCAGATGAACAGCAAGCTGCACCATATGCTTGATGAGTCTTCGCAGAAGGTGTCTGCGCTTGAAAAGGCGCTTCATGCCGGTGAGCTTTCTCTCCGCGACATCCAGACTAGATCTCACGAGGAGATTCTGGATCTGTTGCATAGCCAAGAGGactcccgccgccgtctcctgTCTGATCACAATGATGCCATTGGGGAATTGGTCCATATCAAGGAGCACTTTGAGAGACTCAGACACGACAGGGCCAAGATCGAACTCGATCTCCGCGATGCCAAGTCCGACCTTCAGGAGATGTCACTTGCGCGCGAGCAGGAAGCCGCCAGCCGAAACCAGCTGCTGCAGGAGTTTGCTGACTTGCAGATCCGCTTGGACTCTGAGACCAGCAAACTGGCTGATGTTGCTGCCAACTTGCAGTTGTACAAGGGTCGTGCGGATGAGTACTTTGCCAAACTTGAGAACGCCGAGATTGCTGTGCTCAAGGCTACCAGGGCCGAGCAGTTTGCCAAGGCGCAAGCAAAGGATGCGGAGGATGCTTGTGCTGAGATGATGTCTGAAAGGAAGAGGCTCGACGGCACCATTGAGGATCTTCAGCTCCAGAATCAACgcttggaggagaagatcgaAGACATGTCGACCGACCTTGAGGCTGCTACtcaggccaagaagagactGCAGCACGAGCTGGAGGATTATCGCAATCAGCGGGCAAACGATATTGAGGACAAGGAGTCGAGCATGGAGCAGCTTCGCAAGAAGTATCAGGCCGAGTTTGGGACTCTCACCAAGGAGCTTGATCttgcgagggaggagaagctgttCAAGCAGGCCGAGATTACGCGCTTGCGTGAGGAGCTTGACGAGCTGAGGTCCAAGTGGGATGACGAAGTCCTCAACAGCTCTACTTGgtccaaggagaaggctcgGTTGGAGTCGACGCTCTCGGATGTTATGGCTTCGAGAGATGAGGCTGTTAATGCTCACAACGATGCCCAGGGCAAGATTGTGTCGCTTCTTCAGCAGGTGCGGAATCTTCGGACGTCGGTGGATGATATCACTGCCGAGCGTGATAACCTTGCCCGCGAGAAGCAAAGCATCGAGGCTCGGTTGAAAGAGGCCAAGGCTGGTCTGGAGGACTTGGCCAACAGTGAGAGCCCTTCGCTGAGGAATGCTGCGAACATCGACAAGGAGATTCTGGAGCTCAAGTCTGGTTTGGCTCAACAGCAGGAtattgctgctgccgcggtGGAGAAGATGCGTCGCGCTGAGGCTTTGGTGTCTGAGGTTCAAAAGGACATTGTGGCTGAGCGCGAGGCTAGCGCCGAGTTGCACAAGCAGAAGAATGCGCTAGAGAAGTCGTTGAATGAGGTGCAGCTGAAGCTGATTGACTTGGAGACGAAGGGGTATTCGGCTGCCAGTCATGACATCAAGTTCTTGCATAAGCGCATCCAGGAG CTCGAATCGGAACTCGAACAGCACCTGAACGAGCGGAGCAAATCCCAACGATCAGTCCGTAACGTGGACAGGACCGTGAAGGACTTGCAGACACAGATCGACCGGAAGGACAGGCAGAATGTGCAGCTGCAGGAGGAcatgacgaggatgagggacaAGATGGACAAGTTGCTCAAGACGATTGAGGAGCTGCAGGCGTCGGAGAGCTCGAATGAACtgcaggcgaggagggcggagagggagctgagggaggagagggagagaatTATGcagttggagagggagctcGATAGCTGGAAGGCGATGAAGGACCGGCCTTCGGGGGCTAGTGTAGCTACGGGGGCGAGCGTCTTTGGGGGGAGtgtgagggggaaggggtggaggagcgaTGGGAATattttggtggaggatgggagagTCCCGCAGCGGAAGAGCAGCATTAGTAGGGTGCCTAGCTTGAAGGGGTTCTTGTag
- a CDS encoding uncharacterized protein (COG:S; EggNog:ENOG503P7IG) codes for MKFLAIAATLFTTLAVAQNLEGQPACATSCLISAISAAGCAASDVACQCGPTQVSIAASAGPCLLDACPMSDLISAESAGLAKCESFSSTAGAAPTRQDNAGPVTGTGTATTTRTSTSSAGAAAVMTAAPVLVGAACVGVMGVLGAM; via the exons ATGAAgttcctcgccatcgccgccactctcttcaccaccctcgccgtgGCTCAGAACCTCGAAGGGCAGCCCGCCTGCGCT ACATCATGCCTTATAAGCGCTATTAGCGCTGCAGGCTGCGCCGCATCGGACGTCGCCTGCCAGTGTGGGCCCACTCAGGTTTCcatcgccgcctcggccggCCCTTGCCTTCTCGACGCCTGCCCAATGTCGGACTTGATCTCGGCCGAGAGCGCGGGCCTAGCCAAGTGCGAGAGCTTCTCTTCCACTGCCGGTGCTGCTCCGACCCGTCAGGACAACGCCGGTCCTGTCACTGGAACTGGGACGGCGACTACCACCAGGACGTCGACTTCTTCTGCTGGTGCGGCGGCTGTTATGACTGCTGCTCCGGTGCTGGTTGGTGCGGCCTGTGTGGGCGTTATGGGCGTGCTTGGGGCTATGTAA